From Mus musculus strain C57BL/6J chromosome 8, GRCm38.p6 C57BL/6J, a single genomic window includes:
- the Proz gene encoding vitamin K-dependent protein Z isoform 3 (isoform 3 is encoded by transcript variant 3): MQQEPQQQDEFWRQYGGGSPCVSQPCLNNGTCEDHIRSYSCTCSPGYEGKTCAMAKNECHLERTDGCQHFCHPGQSSYMCSCAKGYKLGKDQKSCGPSDKCACGALTSEHIRMTKSSQSQPSFPWQVRLTNSEGEDFCAGVLLQEDFVLTTAKCSLLHSNISVKANVDQRIRIKSTHVHMRYDEESGENDVSLLQLEEPLQCPSSGLPVCVPERDFAEHVLIPGTEGLLSGWMLNGTHLATTPMLLSVTQADGEECGQTLNVTVTTRTSCEKGSVVMGPWVEGSVVTREHKGTWFLTGILGSPPPPGQSQMLLLTAVPRYSMWFKQIMK; the protein is encoded by the exons ATGCAGCAAGAGCCTCAGCAGCAG GATGAGTTCTGGAGACAGTATGGGG GTGGCTCTCCGTGCGTCTCCCAGCCCTGCCTCAACAACGGGACATGCGAGGACCACATCCGCAGCTACAGCTGCACGTGCTCTCCGGGCTATGAGGGCAAGACCTGTGCAATGG cTAAAAATGAATGTCACCTAGAGAGGACGGATGGATGCCAGCATTTCTGCCACCCGGGGCAGTCATCTTACATGTGCAGTTGTGCAAAGGGCTACAAGCTGGGCAAGGACCAGAAATCATGTGGTCCAAGTG ACAAATGCGCATGCGGGGCCCTGACTTCCGAACACATCAGAATGACAAAAAGCAGCCAGAGTCAGCCTAGCTTCCCTTGGCAG gtcagATTAACAAATTCGGAAGGAGAAGACTTCTGTGCCGGCGTGTTACTACAGGAAGACTTCGTGTTGACAACAGCAAAGTGTTCGTTATTGCACAGCAACATCAGTGTAAAAGCAA ATGTTGACCAGAGGATCAGGATCAAGAGCACTCACGTGCACATGCGTTATGACGAGGAGTCGGGGGAGAACGACGTGTCACTGTTGCAGTTGGAGGAGCCCTTGCAGTGCCCCAGTTCTGGTCTCCCGGTCTGCGTCCCAGAGAGGGACTTTGCAGAGCATGTCCTCATCCCTGGAACGGAGGGTCTCCTCAGTGGCTGGATGCTTAATGGCACACACCTGGCTACCACACCGATGCTGCTGTCGGTCACACAAGCAGATGGCGAGGAATGCGGACAGACCCTGAATGTAACGGTCACTACGAGGACAAGCTGTGAGAAGGGCAGTGTGGTGATGGGGCCTTGGGTGGAAGGAAGTGTGGTGACCCGAGAACACAAGGGCACCTGGTTCCTCACGGGGATCCTAGGCTCGCCACCACCACCAGGGCAATCGCAAATGCTCCTCCTCACCGCAGTCCCGAGATACTCCATGTGGTTTAAACAGATCATGAAGTAG
- the Proz gene encoding vitamin K-dependent protein Z isoform X1, protein MAGCILLLRGFILTLILHQVELSVFLPAPKANNVLRRWRRGSSYFLEEIFQGNLEKECYEEVCNYEEAREVFENDVITDEFWRQYGGGSPCVSQPCLNNGTCEDHIRSYSCTCSPGYEGKTCAMAKNECHLERTDGCQHFCHPGQSSYMCSCAKGYKLGKDQKSCGPSGQINKFGRRRLLCRRVTTGRLRVDNSKVFVIAQQHQCKSKC, encoded by the exons ATGGCTGGCTGCATCTTGCTGCTCCGGGGCTTCATCCTTACCCTCATCCTGCACCAGGTGGAGCTTTCCG TGTTTCTTCCAGCCCCGAAGGCAAACAACGTTCTGCGGAGGTGGAGGCGGGGTAGTTCGTACTTCCTGGAAGAAATCTTCCAGGGAAACTTGGAGAAGGAGTGTTATGAGGAAGTCTGCAACTACGAGGAGGCAAGAGAAGTGTTTGAAAATGACGTCATCACG GATGAGTTCTGGAGACAGTATGGGG GTGGCTCTCCGTGCGTCTCCCAGCCCTGCCTCAACAACGGGACATGCGAGGACCACATCCGCAGCTACAGCTGCACGTGCTCTCCGGGCTATGAGGGCAAGACCTGTGCAATGG cTAAAAATGAATGTCACCTAGAGAGGACGGATGGATGCCAGCATTTCTGCCACCCGGGGCAGTCATCTTACATGTGCAGTTGTGCAAAGGGCTACAAGCTGGGCAAGGACCAGAAATCATGTGGTCCAAGTG gtcagATTAACAAATTCGGAAGGAGAAGACTTCTGTGCCGGCGTGTTACTACAGGAAGACTTCGTGTTGACAACAGCAAAGTGTTCGTTATTGCACAGCAACATCAGTGTAAAAGCAA ATGTTGA
- the Proz gene encoding vitamin K-dependent protein Z isoform 1 precursor (isoform 1 precursor is encoded by transcript variant 1), translated as MAGCILLLRGFILTLILHQVELSVFLPAPKANNVLRRWRRGSSYFLEEIFQGNLEKECYEEVCNYEEAREVFENDVITDEFWRQYGGGSPCVSQPCLNNGTCEDHIRSYSCTCSPGYEGKTCAMAKNECHLERTDGCQHFCHPGQSSYMCSCAKGYKLGKDQKSCGPSDKCACGALTSEHIRMTKSSQSQPSFPWQVRLTNSEGEDFCAGVLLQEDFVLTTAKCSLLHSNISVKANVDQRIRIKSTHVHMRYDEESGENDVSLLQLEEPLQCPSSGLPVCVPERDFAEHVLIPGTEGLLSGWMLNGTHLATTPMLLSVTQADGEECGQTLNVTVTTRTSCEKGSVVMGPWVEGSVVTREHKGTWFLTGILGSPPPPGQSQMLLLTAVPRYSMWFKQIMK; from the exons ATGGCTGGCTGCATCTTGCTGCTCCGGGGCTTCATCCTTACCCTCATCCTGCACCAGGTGGAGCTTTCCG TGTTTCTTCCAGCCCCGAAGGCAAACAACGTTCTGCGGAGGTGGAGGCGGGGTAGTTCGTACTTCCTGGAAGAAATCTTCCAGGGAAACTTGGAGAAGGAGTGTTATGAGGAAGTCTGCAACTACGAGGAGGCAAGAGAAGTGTTTGAAAATGACGTCATCACG GATGAGTTCTGGAGACAGTATGGGG GTGGCTCTCCGTGCGTCTCCCAGCCCTGCCTCAACAACGGGACATGCGAGGACCACATCCGCAGCTACAGCTGCACGTGCTCTCCGGGCTATGAGGGCAAGACCTGTGCAATGG cTAAAAATGAATGTCACCTAGAGAGGACGGATGGATGCCAGCATTTCTGCCACCCGGGGCAGTCATCTTACATGTGCAGTTGTGCAAAGGGCTACAAGCTGGGCAAGGACCAGAAATCATGTGGTCCAAGTG ACAAATGCGCATGCGGGGCCCTGACTTCCGAACACATCAGAATGACAAAAAGCAGCCAGAGTCAGCCTAGCTTCCCTTGGCAG gtcagATTAACAAATTCGGAAGGAGAAGACTTCTGTGCCGGCGTGTTACTACAGGAAGACTTCGTGTTGACAACAGCAAAGTGTTCGTTATTGCACAGCAACATCAGTGTAAAAGCAA ATGTTGACCAGAGGATCAGGATCAAGAGCACTCACGTGCACATGCGTTATGACGAGGAGTCGGGGGAGAACGACGTGTCACTGTTGCAGTTGGAGGAGCCCTTGCAGTGCCCCAGTTCTGGTCTCCCGGTCTGCGTCCCAGAGAGGGACTTTGCAGAGCATGTCCTCATCCCTGGAACGGAGGGTCTCCTCAGTGGCTGGATGCTTAATGGCACACACCTGGCTACCACACCGATGCTGCTGTCGGTCACACAAGCAGATGGCGAGGAATGCGGACAGACCCTGAATGTAACGGTCACTACGAGGACAAGCTGTGAGAAGGGCAGTGTGGTGATGGGGCCTTGGGTGGAAGGAAGTGTGGTGACCCGAGAACACAAGGGCACCTGGTTCCTCACGGGGATCCTAGGCTCGCCACCACCACCAGGGCAATCGCAAATGCTCCTCCTCACCGCAGTCCCGAGATACTCCATGTGGTTTAAACAGATCATGAAGTAG
- the Proz gene encoding vitamin K-dependent protein Z isoform X2: MAGCILLLRGFILTLILHQVELSVFLPAPKANNVLRRWRRGSSYFLEEIFQGNLEKECYEEVCNYEEAREVFENDVITDEFWRQYGGGSPCVSQPCLNNGTCEDHIRSYSCTCSPGYEGKTCAMAKNECHLERTDGCQHFCHPGQSSYMCSCAKGYKLGKDQKSCGPSGQINKFGRRRLLCRRVTTGRLRVDNSKVFVIAQQHQCKSK; encoded by the exons ATGGCTGGCTGCATCTTGCTGCTCCGGGGCTTCATCCTTACCCTCATCCTGCACCAGGTGGAGCTTTCCG TGTTTCTTCCAGCCCCGAAGGCAAACAACGTTCTGCGGAGGTGGAGGCGGGGTAGTTCGTACTTCCTGGAAGAAATCTTCCAGGGAAACTTGGAGAAGGAGTGTTATGAGGAAGTCTGCAACTACGAGGAGGCAAGAGAAGTGTTTGAAAATGACGTCATCACG GATGAGTTCTGGAGACAGTATGGGG GTGGCTCTCCGTGCGTCTCCCAGCCCTGCCTCAACAACGGGACATGCGAGGACCACATCCGCAGCTACAGCTGCACGTGCTCTCCGGGCTATGAGGGCAAGACCTGTGCAATGG cTAAAAATGAATGTCACCTAGAGAGGACGGATGGATGCCAGCATTTCTGCCACCCGGGGCAGTCATCTTACATGTGCAGTTGTGCAAAGGGCTACAAGCTGGGCAAGGACCAGAAATCATGTGGTCCAAGTG gtcagATTAACAAATTCGGAAGGAGAAGACTTCTGTGCCGGCGTGTTACTACAGGAAGACTTCGTGTTGACAACAGCAAAGTGTTCGTTATTGCACAGCAACATCAGTGTAAAAGCAA GTGA
- the Proz gene encoding vitamin K-dependent protein Z isoform 2 precursor (isoform 2 precursor is encoded by transcript variant 2), with protein MAGCILLLRGFILTLILHQVELSVFLPAPKANNVLRRWRRGSSYFLEEIFQGNLEKECYEEVCNYEEAREVFENDVITDEFWRQYGGGSPCVSQPCLNNGTCEDHIRSYSCTCSPGYEGKTCAMAKNECHLERTDGCQHFCHPGQSSYMCSCAKGYKLGKDQKSCGPSDKCACGALTSEHIRMTKSSQSQPSFPWQVRLTNSEGEDFCAGVLLQEDFVLTTAKCSLLHSNISVKASEQSGS; from the exons ATGGCTGGCTGCATCTTGCTGCTCCGGGGCTTCATCCTTACCCTCATCCTGCACCAGGTGGAGCTTTCCG TGTTTCTTCCAGCCCCGAAGGCAAACAACGTTCTGCGGAGGTGGAGGCGGGGTAGTTCGTACTTCCTGGAAGAAATCTTCCAGGGAAACTTGGAGAAGGAGTGTTATGAGGAAGTCTGCAACTACGAGGAGGCAAGAGAAGTGTTTGAAAATGACGTCATCACG GATGAGTTCTGGAGACAGTATGGGG GTGGCTCTCCGTGCGTCTCCCAGCCCTGCCTCAACAACGGGACATGCGAGGACCACATCCGCAGCTACAGCTGCACGTGCTCTCCGGGCTATGAGGGCAAGACCTGTGCAATGG cTAAAAATGAATGTCACCTAGAGAGGACGGATGGATGCCAGCATTTCTGCCACCCGGGGCAGTCATCTTACATGTGCAGTTGTGCAAAGGGCTACAAGCTGGGCAAGGACCAGAAATCATGTGGTCCAAGTG ACAAATGCGCATGCGGGGCCCTGACTTCCGAACACATCAGAATGACAAAAAGCAGCCAGAGTCAGCCTAGCTTCCCTTGGCAG gtcagATTAACAAATTCGGAAGGAGAAGACTTCTGTGCCGGCGTGTTACTACAGGAAGACTTCGTGTTGACAACAGCAAAGTGTTCGTTATTGCACAGCAACATCAGTGTAAAAGCAA GTGAACAATCTGGAAGctga